Proteins from one Pseudoliparis swirei isolate HS2019 ecotype Mariana Trench chromosome 22, NWPU_hadal_v1, whole genome shotgun sequence genomic window:
- the zbtb7b gene encoding zinc finger and BTB domain-containing protein 7B isoform X2, whose amino-acid sequence MTSADLQAKDQRGARGRINPAPIFSWVYGPEVAMSPGEDGLIGIPFPEHSSELLSHLNDQRRTGLLCDLTLTSRGARYPTHRSVMAAVSLYFRGLFGAEDGAGEGGAGFSVCQLDCVAPDALDALLEFAYTATLTIPGSGMRDVLRGAQLLGIQCVADACRDILGETAEGAAAAEEEQEVQNTATERMSGGENRGERGSRRKMDKKKMKRVMSHHINFSVFNPPPASPISHPSPSSDSVRSLPSTQPPSPEQEELCVKSRQNGVPRGIRKPGQGATPNGGLLHWLHERPLVAQPPPAPPSNDKLSEDEDTEGFGDDGVLMESTSVPTSASDRGAEASAAGVGRKRKSQTPQQCPVCQKIIHGAGKLPRHMRTHTGEKPFQCSACGVRFTRNDKLKIHMRKHTGERPYPCPHCPARFLHSYDLKNHLSLHSGARPFECPLCHKAFAREDHLQRHRKGHSCLELRTRRPRRGAELGEELGEDGRGDEGEREQSNPLEASSLQAHPSAFFPHTVLDGGSGSGVGPPLMFSGDVERERSLALQALAQLGPHRLAGYPELLLRSLEELRGGREAEGEDPGGAHSPAGQRDRWADEVEEEIGEEEEE is encoded by the exons GTGGCAATGTCTCCAGGAGAGGACGGTCTGATTGGGATCCCCTTCCCGGAGCACAGCAGCGAGCTGCTGTCCCATCTAAATGACCAGAGGAGGACGGGCCTTCTCTGCGACCTCACTCTGACATCCCGCGGGGCCCGCTACCCGACTCACCGCTCCGTCATGGCTGCCGTCAGCCTCTACTTCCGCGGGCTGTTCGGGGCGGAGGACGGGGCCGGCGAGGGCGGCGCGGGCTTCAGCGTGTGCCAGCTCGACTGCGTGGCGCCCGACGCCCTGGACGCCCTTCTGGAGTTTGCCTACACTGCCACGCTGACCATCCCCGGCTCCGGGATGAGAGATGTGCTGCGAGGGGCTCAGCTCTTGGGCATCCAGTGCGTGGCTGACGCGTGCAGAGACATCCTGGGGGAGACGGCggagggggcggcggcggcggaggaggagcaggaagtccAAAACACGGCTACTGAGAGGATGTCTGGGGGGGAGAATAGGGGGGAGAGAGGCTCTCGAAGGAAAATGGAcaaaaagaagatgaaaagaGTCATGTCGCATCACATCAACTTCTCAGTCTTTAACCCACCGCCCGCTTCTCCCATCTCGCACCCGTCGCCTTCATCCGACAGCGTCCGCTCCCTGCCGTCGACCCAGCCGCCCAGCCCCGAGCAGGAGGAGCTTTGCGTCAAGTCCAGGCAGAATGGAGTTCCACGAGGGATCAGAAAGCCAGGGCAAGGGGCCACACCAAATGGAGGGCTCCTTCACTGGCTGCACGAGCGCCCCCTTGTGGCCCAACCGCCTCCTGCGCCGCCCTCGAACGACAAGCTGTCGGAGGATGAGGACACGGAGGGTTTCGGCGACGACGGCGTGCTGATGGAGAGCACCTCCGTGCCGACCTCCGCCTCTGATCGAGGAGCGGAGGCCTCGGCGGCGGGGgtcgggaggaagaggaagtctcAGACGCCGCAGCAGTGCCCCGTTTGTCAGAAGATCATCCACGGAGCGGGAAAACTGCCCCGACACATGAGGACGCACACGGGGGAGAAGCCCTTCCAGTGCTCTGCCTGTGGCGTCCGTTTCACCCG GAACGATAAGTTGAAGATCCACATGAGGAAGCACACGGGCGAGCGTCCTTACCCTTGCCCTCACTGCCCCGCGCGGTTCCTCCACTCGTACGACCTAAAGAACCACCTGTCCCTGCACAGCGGGGCGAGGCCCTTCGAGTGCCCGCTCTGTCACAAGGCCTTCGCCCGGGAGGACCACCTCCAGCGCCACCGCAAGGGACACAGCTGCCTGGAGCTGCGCACGCGTCGACCCCGACGTGGGGCGGAGCTAGGGGAGGAGCTTGGGGAGGATGGGCGGGGGGATGAAGGCGAGAGGGAGCAGTCCAACCCACTGGAGGCCTCGTCTCTACAGGCCCACCCCTCTGCGTTCTTCCCTCACACGGTGCTGGACGGCGGGAGTGGATCCGGAGTCGGCCCCCCGCTGATGTTTTCAGGTGACGTCGAGAGGGAGCGATCCCTCGCCCTTCAGGCTTTGGCTCAACTCGGGCCTCACAGGCTGGCCGGCTATCCTGAGCTCCTCCTGCGAAGTCTGGAGGAGCTGCGAGGAGGTCGAGAGGCGGAGGGAGAAGATCCAGGAGGAGCCCACTCGCCGGCCGGGCAGCGCGACCGATGGGCTGATGAAGTTGAAGAGGAaattggagaggaggaagaggaatag
- the zbtb7b gene encoding zinc finger and BTB domain-containing protein 7B isoform X1 yields MWEATSLNRCMTSADLQAKDQRGARGRINPAPIFSWVYGPEVAMSPGEDGLIGIPFPEHSSELLSHLNDQRRTGLLCDLTLTSRGARYPTHRSVMAAVSLYFRGLFGAEDGAGEGGAGFSVCQLDCVAPDALDALLEFAYTATLTIPGSGMRDVLRGAQLLGIQCVADACRDILGETAEGAAAAEEEQEVQNTATERMSGGENRGERGSRRKMDKKKMKRVMSHHINFSVFNPPPASPISHPSPSSDSVRSLPSTQPPSPEQEELCVKSRQNGVPRGIRKPGQGATPNGGLLHWLHERPLVAQPPPAPPSNDKLSEDEDTEGFGDDGVLMESTSVPTSASDRGAEASAAGVGRKRKSQTPQQCPVCQKIIHGAGKLPRHMRTHTGEKPFQCSACGVRFTRNDKLKIHMRKHTGERPYPCPHCPARFLHSYDLKNHLSLHSGARPFECPLCHKAFAREDHLQRHRKGHSCLELRTRRPRRGAELGEELGEDGRGDEGEREQSNPLEASSLQAHPSAFFPHTVLDGGSGSGVGPPLMFSGDVERERSLALQALAQLGPHRLAGYPELLLRSLEELRGGREAEGEDPGGAHSPAGQRDRWADEVEEEIGEEEEE; encoded by the exons GTGGCAATGTCTCCAGGAGAGGACGGTCTGATTGGGATCCCCTTCCCGGAGCACAGCAGCGAGCTGCTGTCCCATCTAAATGACCAGAGGAGGACGGGCCTTCTCTGCGACCTCACTCTGACATCCCGCGGGGCCCGCTACCCGACTCACCGCTCCGTCATGGCTGCCGTCAGCCTCTACTTCCGCGGGCTGTTCGGGGCGGAGGACGGGGCCGGCGAGGGCGGCGCGGGCTTCAGCGTGTGCCAGCTCGACTGCGTGGCGCCCGACGCCCTGGACGCCCTTCTGGAGTTTGCCTACACTGCCACGCTGACCATCCCCGGCTCCGGGATGAGAGATGTGCTGCGAGGGGCTCAGCTCTTGGGCATCCAGTGCGTGGCTGACGCGTGCAGAGACATCCTGGGGGAGACGGCggagggggcggcggcggcggaggaggagcaggaagtccAAAACACGGCTACTGAGAGGATGTCTGGGGGGGAGAATAGGGGGGAGAGAGGCTCTCGAAGGAAAATGGAcaaaaagaagatgaaaagaGTCATGTCGCATCACATCAACTTCTCAGTCTTTAACCCACCGCCCGCTTCTCCCATCTCGCACCCGTCGCCTTCATCCGACAGCGTCCGCTCCCTGCCGTCGACCCAGCCGCCCAGCCCCGAGCAGGAGGAGCTTTGCGTCAAGTCCAGGCAGAATGGAGTTCCACGAGGGATCAGAAAGCCAGGGCAAGGGGCCACACCAAATGGAGGGCTCCTTCACTGGCTGCACGAGCGCCCCCTTGTGGCCCAACCGCCTCCTGCGCCGCCCTCGAACGACAAGCTGTCGGAGGATGAGGACACGGAGGGTTTCGGCGACGACGGCGTGCTGATGGAGAGCACCTCCGTGCCGACCTCCGCCTCTGATCGAGGAGCGGAGGCCTCGGCGGCGGGGgtcgggaggaagaggaagtctcAGACGCCGCAGCAGTGCCCCGTTTGTCAGAAGATCATCCACGGAGCGGGAAAACTGCCCCGACACATGAGGACGCACACGGGGGAGAAGCCCTTCCAGTGCTCTGCCTGTGGCGTCCGTTTCACCCG GAACGATAAGTTGAAGATCCACATGAGGAAGCACACGGGCGAGCGTCCTTACCCTTGCCCTCACTGCCCCGCGCGGTTCCTCCACTCGTACGACCTAAAGAACCACCTGTCCCTGCACAGCGGGGCGAGGCCCTTCGAGTGCCCGCTCTGTCACAAGGCCTTCGCCCGGGAGGACCACCTCCAGCGCCACCGCAAGGGACACAGCTGCCTGGAGCTGCGCACGCGTCGACCCCGACGTGGGGCGGAGCTAGGGGAGGAGCTTGGGGAGGATGGGCGGGGGGATGAAGGCGAGAGGGAGCAGTCCAACCCACTGGAGGCCTCGTCTCTACAGGCCCACCCCTCTGCGTTCTTCCCTCACACGGTGCTGGACGGCGGGAGTGGATCCGGAGTCGGCCCCCCGCTGATGTTTTCAGGTGACGTCGAGAGGGAGCGATCCCTCGCCCTTCAGGCTTTGGCTCAACTCGGGCCTCACAGGCTGGCCGGCTATCCTGAGCTCCTCCTGCGAAGTCTGGAGGAGCTGCGAGGAGGTCGAGAGGCGGAGGGAGAAGATCCAGGAGGAGCCCACTCGCCGGCCGGGCAGCGCGACCGATGGGCTGATGAAGTTGAAGAGGAaattggagaggaggaagaggaatag